The following are encoded in a window of Novosphingobium sp. ZN18A2 genomic DNA:
- a CDS encoding heme lyase CcmF/NrfE family subunit, which translates to MIAEIGLAVLWMAAALAVLQLVSGVLGLRPNTADVGSLVRPLAVVQGAMVAIAFLCLVYLFATTDLSVKLVADNSHSAKPMIFKIAGTWGNHEGSMLLWVTIMGLAGGFVALIERRLREDTLIATLAGQAFVSIGFYAFLLFASNPFARLSPPAPEGAGLNPLLQDIGLAFHPPTLYVGYVGLSIAFSFAVGALVTRDVGPAFARAMRPWVLGAWIFLTLGITAGSYWAYYTLGWGGWWFWDPVENASLMPWLAATALLHSCSVLASRNALRAWTVMLGVIAFSMSMVGTFLVRSGILTSVHAFAVDPERGTFILALLAIYIGGALALFGLRASTVTEGARFSFVSREAALVFNNVMLTGTLGIVLVGTLYPLLTEAFGTKVSVGPPYFNPVASVFVLPMLVVLMVGPLLRWRSDRLGRITLQMAIPAIVSALTLLGMALFAPPIHLLPLLGITIAPGLAIASILPLAGRNLRRTPVATWGMVFAHFGLAVALFGMACDSAYSTEKLAAINTGDTVEVGPWKVKLEAIVPVAGPNWTALEARFDASYKGEAPVRMTPQSRTFTSPPGNRAESALKTRWNGQLYTVLGEEGQDGRWQVRMWWKPFVPMIWLGGVLVALGGLLALLGRTASDVRRHRATAKIAERKADLAR; encoded by the coding sequence ATGATCGCGGAAATCGGCCTTGCCGTATTGTGGATGGCCGCCGCGCTGGCGGTGCTTCAGCTGGTAAGCGGGGTTCTGGGCCTGCGCCCGAACACGGCGGATGTCGGCTCTCTGGTGCGCCCGCTGGCGGTCGTGCAGGGGGCGATGGTCGCGATTGCGTTCCTGTGCCTTGTTTACCTGTTTGCGACGACGGACCTTTCGGTGAAGCTGGTGGCGGACAACAGCCATTCGGCAAAGCCGATGATATTCAAGATCGCCGGGACCTGGGGCAATCACGAAGGGTCCATGCTGCTGTGGGTCACGATCATGGGGCTTGCGGGCGGCTTCGTTGCGCTGATCGAACGGCGCCTGCGCGAAGATACCCTGATCGCGACGCTGGCCGGGCAGGCCTTTGTCTCGATCGGGTTCTATGCCTTCCTGCTGTTTGCCTCTAACCCGTTTGCGCGCCTGTCTCCGCCCGCACCCGAAGGGGCGGGACTGAACCCGCTGTTGCAGGACATCGGCCTCGCCTTCCATCCGCCCACGCTTTACGTCGGCTATGTCGGCCTTTCGATTGCATTCAGCTTTGCGGTCGGCGCGCTGGTTACGCGCGACGTGGGGCCGGCCTTTGCGCGCGCGATGCGGCCGTGGGTGCTGGGCGCGTGGATATTCCTGACGCTGGGCATTACCGCTGGATCGTACTGGGCCTATTACACGCTTGGCTGGGGCGGCTGGTGGTTCTGGGACCCGGTCGAGAACGCTTCGCTGATGCCGTGGCTCGCGGCAACCGCGCTGCTCCATTCCTGTTCGGTGCTTGCCAGCCGCAACGCGCTGCGCGCGTGGACGGTGATGCTGGGCGTGATCGCCTTTTCGATGTCGATGGTGGGCACGTTCCTCGTCCGCTCCGGCATTCTTACCAGCGTCCATGCCTTCGCGGTCGATCCCGAACGCGGCACGTTCATCCTTGCGCTGCTGGCGATCTATATCGGCGGGGCGCTTGCGCTGTTCGGCCTGCGCGCCTCTACCGTAACCGAAGGCGCACGCTTTTCGTTCGTCAGCCGCGAGGCAGCGCTGGTGTTCAACAACGTGATGCTGACGGGCACGCTGGGCATCGTGCTGGTTGGCACGCTCTATCCGCTGCTGACCGAAGCATTCGGCACAAAGGTTTCGGTGGGGCCGCCCTATTTCAACCCGGTTGCCTCGGTTTTCGTGCTTCCGATGCTGGTCGTGCTGATGGTCGGGCCGCTGCTTCGCTGGCGTAGCGACAGGCTGGGCCGCATTACACTGCAAATGGCGATACCGGCCATCGTTTCGGCGCTGACCCTGCTGGGCATGGCGCTGTTCGCGCCGCCGATCCACCTGCTTCCGCTGCTGGGCATTACCATCGCGCCGGGGCTTGCCATCGCCAGTATCCTGCCGCTTGCCGGCCGCAACCTGCGGCGCACCCCGGTCGCGACCTGGGGTATGGTTTTCGCGCATTTCGGCCTTGCCGTCGCGCTGTTCGGCATGGCCTGCGACAGCGCCTATTCGACCGAGAAGCTGGCCGCGATCAACACCGGCGATACGGTAGAGGTCGGCCCGTGGAAGGTGAAGCTGGAGGCTATCGTGCCGGTGGCCGGGCCGAACTGGACAGCGCTCGAAGCGCGCTTCGATGCAAGCTACAAGGGTGAGGCGCCCGTGCGGATGACGCCGCAGTCGCGCACGTTCACGTCGCCGCCGGGCAATCGCGCCGAAAGCGCGCTGAAAACGCGCTGGAACGGCCAGCTTTATACGGTGCTGGGCGAAGAAGGACAGGACGGCCGCTGGCAGGTGCGGATGTGGTGGAAGCCGTTCGTGCCGATGATCTGGTTGGGTGGAGTCCTGGTGGCGCTGGGCGGCCTGCTGGCGCTGCTGGGCCGCACGGCGAGCGACGTGCGGCGGCACCGCGCGACGGCGAAGATTGCCGAGCGCAAGGCGGATCTGGCGCGATGA
- the ccmE gene encoding cytochrome c maturation protein CcmE translates to MSASIKPKHQRLVLVIIALVALIGAGLLAAYALRKQASYFYVPSDIVASPPPADRAVRLGGMVEKGSLRTDPDGITIHFVVGDGKKTVPVKFTGITPDLFVEGSGVVAEGHLVNGTFVADNLLAKHDENYVPREMQDMTKAQADKVVADTK, encoded by the coding sequence ATGAGCGCGTCCATCAAGCCCAAGCACCAGCGCCTTGTGCTGGTAATCATCGCACTGGTCGCGCTGATCGGTGCGGGGCTGCTTGCCGCCTATGCGTTGCGCAAGCAGGCTTCGTATTTCTATGTGCCAAGCGATATCGTCGCTTCGCCGCCGCCGGCCGATCGCGCCGTGCGCCTTGGCGGAATGGTGGAAAAGGGATCGCTGCGCACCGATCCGGACGGCATCACGATCCACTTCGTCGTCGGTGACGGGAAGAAAACCGTTCCCGTGAAATTCACCGGCATCACGCCGGACCTGTTCGTGGAAGGATCGGGCGTCGTTGCCGAAGGACACCTGGTGAACGGGACGTTCGTGGCCGACAACCTGCTTGCCAAGCATGACGAAAACTATGTCCCGCGCGAAATGCAGGACATGACAAAGGCCCAGGCCGATAAAGTCGTGGCGGACACGAAATGA
- the ccmC gene encoding heme ABC transporter permease CcmC, giving the protein MHGFANPARFLRLARWLMPLLLVSGLLLSLGALLWGLFMVPPDRLMGQTVRILFLHVPSVWLGMAGWSTIAISSLVELVWRHPLASIAARAAAVPGATFTAIGLATGSIWGRPTWGTWWVWDGRLTSFLILLFLYFGYIALAGAAQKDAAAGGGGSRVTAIFGIVGAINIPIINRSVVWWNSLHQPPSITLGKSTIDGTFLWPLLIAALGFSLLFGGLVLARMRMLLADIQTEARLRRKAMA; this is encoded by the coding sequence ATGCACGGTTTTGCCAATCCCGCCCGTTTCTTGCGCCTTGCGCGCTGGCTGATGCCGCTCTTGCTGGTGTCGGGCCTGTTGCTGTCGCTTGGCGCGCTGCTGTGGGGCCTGTTCATGGTGCCGCCGGACCGGTTGATGGGGCAGACCGTGCGCATCCTGTTCCTGCACGTGCCTTCGGTCTGGCTGGGCATGGCCGGCTGGAGCACGATCGCGATCTCCAGCCTTGTGGAACTGGTCTGGCGTCACCCGCTGGCCAGCATCGCTGCGCGCGCCGCCGCGGTGCCTGGCGCTACCTTCACGGCGATCGGCCTTGCGACGGGTTCGATCTGGGGGCGGCCGACCTGGGGAACCTGGTGGGTATGGGACGGACGATTGACCAGTTTCCTGATCCTGCTGTTCCTCTATTTCGGATACATCGCGCTGGCCGGCGCGGCGCAGAAGGACGCCGCGGCGGGTGGCGGCGGAAGCCGCGTAACCGCGATTTTCGGGATCGTCGGCGCGATCAACATCCCGATCATAAACCGGTCGGTCGTTTGGTGGAATTCGCTGCACCAGCCGCCCTCGATTACCTTGGGCAAGTCCACCATAGACGGCACGTTCCTGTGGCCGCTGTTGATTGCCGCACTTGGGTTTTCGCTGCTGTTCGGCGGGCTGGTGCTGGCGCGTATGCGGATGCTGCTTGCCGATATCCAGACCGAAGCCCGCCTGCGCCGCAAGGCCATGGCCTGA
- a CDS encoding Glu/Leu/Phe/Val dehydrogenase dimerization domain-containing protein, giving the protein MPAFWTEQDFDDHERVELVRDRASGLTAIIAIHSTHLGPAAGGTRFWHYEEPAHAMRDALRLSRGMSYKNAMAGLPVGGGKAVILAADRSRTKTPELIAAFGDAVEALCGRYITAEDVGITEADMVAVSKRTQYVSGLPVPGGTAGGDPGPFTAMGIYHGIKAAVAYKLGKESMEGVHVALQGVGSVGGGVARLLARDGAKLTLADVDAERAAALAGEVGGTPVAADVIMGVPCDVFSPNALGAILDDEGIARLDAPIVAGGANNQLARPEHGRALAERGILYAPDYVINAGGIISVTLEYLARREGREGDINEVRERIAQIPVRLRQIWEESDKTASTPDAVADRMAQHLIGR; this is encoded by the coding sequence ATGCCCGCCTTCTGGACCGAACAGGACTTTGACGATCACGAACGTGTTGAGCTGGTGCGCGACCGCGCATCGGGGCTGACCGCGATTATTGCGATCCATTCGACCCACCTCGGCCCGGCTGCCGGCGGCACGCGCTTCTGGCACTATGAAGAACCTGCGCACGCGATGCGCGACGCGCTGCGCCTGTCGCGCGGGATGAGTTACAAGAACGCCATGGCCGGCCTTCCGGTCGGTGGCGGCAAGGCCGTGATCCTGGCCGCCGATCGCAGCCGCACCAAGACGCCCGAACTGATCGCTGCCTTCGGCGACGCGGTAGAGGCGCTGTGCGGACGCTATATCACGGCGGAAGACGTGGGCATCACCGAAGCGGACATGGTCGCCGTGTCGAAGCGCACGCAGTACGTTTCGGGCTTGCCGGTGCCGGGCGGCACGGCGGGCGGCGATCCGGGGCCGTTCACGGCGATGGGCATCTATCACGGCATCAAGGCGGCCGTGGCCTACAAGCTGGGCAAGGAATCGATGGAGGGCGTTCACGTCGCGCTACAGGGCGTCGGCAGTGTCGGCGGCGGCGTTGCCCGGCTGCTCGCGCGCGATGGCGCGAAGTTGACGCTGGCGGACGTCGATGCCGAACGCGCCGCCGCGCTTGCCGGGGAAGTGGGCGGTACGCCGGTTGCGGCGGACGTGATCATGGGCGTGCCGTGCGACGTATTCAGCCCCAACGCACTGGGCGCGATCCTCGACGACGAGGGCATTGCCCGGCTCGACGCGCCGATCGTGGCTGGGGGCGCGAACAACCAGCTCGCCCGCCCGGAACACGGCAGGGCGCTGGCGGAACGCGGCATCCTTTATGCGCCGGACTATGTGATCAACGCGGGCGGGATCATCTCGGTAACGCTGGAATACCTTGCCCGGCGCGAAGGCCGCGAAGGCGATATCAACGAAGTGCGCGAACGGATCGCCCAGATCCCGGTGCGCCTGCGGCAGATATGGGAAGAAAGCGACAAGACCGCTTCGACGCCCGATGCCGTGGCCGATCGCATGGCCCAGCACCTGATCGGACGGTAA
- the gspK gene encoding type II secretion system minor pseudopilin GspK has product MSVRHPFRPPEHERGAALLSVLLLVAVMAVIAAVMLDRLNLAVRLAGNGQAMTRARLYATSAETLAMARLKALVDADRTRTVDVSGLLGRDFPLSVPNGAAGGTVTARIDDADNCFNVNSLVERKPDDTYAMRPAALEQLRALMEGLAIAPADAIPISDAMADWIDSDSTPAPNGAEDDWYRSQPVPYLTAGRPIGDVSELRAVKGMTPVIYQRLRPWLCALPETELSPINVNTLRPDQARLLTMLAPDALPPGRARSIIAGRPQTGYANVNSAIGGVLPDGAAAQVKVNSRWFLLTQTVKVDSVTLESQSLIDTGVDPARVAFRSWGGQDSR; this is encoded by the coding sequence GTGAGCGTGCGCCACCCATTCCGCCCGCCAGAGCACGAACGCGGCGCGGCGCTGCTTTCCGTGCTGCTGCTTGTCGCGGTCATGGCGGTGATCGCCGCGGTCATGCTCGACCGGCTGAACCTTGCGGTGCGGCTTGCGGGCAACGGACAGGCGATGACGCGCGCGCGGCTTTATGCGACCAGTGCCGAAACGCTGGCCATGGCCCGCCTGAAGGCGCTGGTCGATGCCGACCGCACGCGCACGGTCGACGTATCCGGACTGCTGGGCCGCGATTTCCCGCTCTCGGTTCCGAACGGGGCCGCGGGTGGCACGGTGACGGCGCGGATCGACGATGCGGACAATTGCTTCAACGTGAACTCTCTGGTCGAGCGCAAGCCCGATGACACCTATGCCATGCGTCCCGCCGCGCTGGAGCAATTGCGCGCGTTGATGGAAGGGCTTGCCATCGCGCCAGCCGATGCGATCCCGATCAGCGACGCCATGGCGGACTGGATAGACAGCGATTCCACGCCCGCACCCAACGGGGCGGAGGATGACTGGTACCGGTCGCAGCCTGTGCCCTACCTTACCGCGGGTCGACCGATCGGTGATGTTTCCGAACTGCGCGCCGTCAAGGGCATGACGCCGGTGATCTATCAGCGGTTGCGCCCCTGGCTTTGCGCGTTGCCGGAAACCGAACTCTCGCCGATCAACGTCAATACGCTGCGACCAGACCAGGCGCGGCTGCTGACGATGCTTGCGCCCGACGCGCTGCCGCCGGGTCGCGCGCGTTCGATCATCGCGGGGCGGCCGCAAACCGGTTATGCCAACGTCAATTCGGCGATCGGCGGCGTCTTGCCCGATGGCGCGGCGGCGCAGGTCAAGGTGAACAGCCGCTGGTTCCTGCTGACGCAAACCGTGAAGGTCGACTCGGTCACGCTGGAATCGCAATCGCTTATCGATACGGGCGTCGACCCGGCCCGCGTTGCCTTCCGCAGCTGGGGCGGGCAGGACAGCCGTTGA
- the gspJ gene encoding type II secretion system minor pseudopilin GspJ produces the protein MSAPVRRNGFTLVEMLVALAIFSIIAVGALALLRFSVDAELASRAKTDEIAAQRRFLSVWTADLAQATPRPARDAGGALHPALEAPEGGILLRLTRSGWENLDGAPRPSLQKVEWIWRGKALWRAGYPYPDGAKADPPSEMLPAAGPPRLRFRTGDGHWHTSWESVRDTDLPTAIELTLPQKGKSPLRIVSLVGVNYQ, from the coding sequence ATGAGCGCGCCTGTCAGACGCAACGGCTTTACGCTGGTGGAGATGCTGGTCGCGCTGGCGATCTTTTCGATCATCGCTGTGGGTGCGCTGGCGCTGCTGCGCTTTAGCGTGGATGCGGAACTGGCGAGCCGCGCAAAGACGGACGAGATCGCCGCACAGCGCCGCTTCCTTTCAGTGTGGACCGCGGACCTTGCCCAGGCCACGCCGCGTCCGGCGCGCGACGCGGGCGGGGCGCTGCATCCCGCGCTGGAGGCGCCGGAGGGCGGCATTTTGCTGCGCCTGACACGTAGCGGGTGGGAGAACCTTGACGGCGCGCCGCGTCCGAGCCTCCAGAAAGTCGAATGGATCTGGCGCGGCAAGGCGCTGTGGCGCGCGGGCTATCCCTATCCCGACGGAGCGAAGGCAGATCCCCCCAGCGAGATGTTGCCTGCCGCCGGGCCGCCACGCCTGCGCTTCCGCACCGGTGACGGGCATTGGCATACCAGTTGGGAGAGCGTGCGCGACACGGACCTGCCCACCGCGATCGAATTGACCCTGCCGCAGAAAGGCAAGTCGCCGCTGCGCATCGTCTCGCTTGTCGGCGTGAACTACCAGTGA
- the gspI gene encoding type II secretion system minor pseudopilin GspI — protein MRDSPGMIDRHDPEAGFSLIELLVALAVFAIAALTLLRMEGASIGRTADLDQRFLREVVAQNLAAEILTDPRPPALGTASGTVENMGRRFRWTRRVTAAKDTGVLDIAVSVAETTQGARSQAFTVNFTRLPGQ, from the coding sequence ATGCGCGATAGCCCCGGCATGATCGACAGGCACGATCCTGAGGCAGGATTCAGCCTGATAGAGCTTCTGGTGGCACTGGCGGTCTTCGCGATTGCCGCGCTTACGCTGCTGCGCATGGAAGGGGCCAGCATCGGGCGCACCGCCGACCTTGATCAACGGTTCCTGCGCGAAGTCGTGGCGCAGAACCTTGCCGCCGAAATCCTGACCGACCCGCGCCCGCCCGCGCTGGGAACGGCAAGCGGAACGGTGGAGAACATGGGGCGGCGTTTCCGCTGGACGCGGCGGGTTACCGCGGCAAAGGATACCGGCGTGCTGGATATCGCCGTCAGCGTTGCCGAGACTACGCAGGGCGCCCGATCCCAGGCATTCACCGTCAATTTCACGCGGCTTCCGGGGCAATGA